TGGGCATCCGCCCAGGCATCTTCTCCGCGAATGCATATGATGATTATGCCTAATGAAGCGAGAGAGGAGCGATAGATATGGGATTTATACCAGTGCCGGGAGGCGGCGGAGGATTTCCGGGGATACCGGGATTTCCGGGTGGACCAGGCTTGCCGGGAGGGCCGGGGACTCCGGGGATACCAGGTTTGCCGGGGATTCCGGGCGGAGGGCCCGGAGGATTTCCGGGGACGCCAGGAGGTGCACCGGGAGGAGTAGCTGCACCGACTGCGCCACCGCCGCAATTCGTACCGCAAGCACCGGCGGTCACGGCTTATGCGGTTGACCCCGGAGGCATCAGAGGCTGCCTGTTCCGCAACACCTATATCTGGCTGAATAATGGTGAGCAGTTCTGGTTCTACCCGGTATTCGTGGGCAGAAGTTCGGTCGCAGGCTTCAGATGGAACGGCTTCTTCTGGGGATACTACGGCGTTGATTTGAACCGGGTCAGCTCGTTCACCTGCTTCTAGCCTGGCTGCATCTCCCTGTTTGGCGTACCGTGACTTGGTTAAGTATACAACAAGATCACGAACAGGGAGGTGTACTATGGGCAACCTGTGGATGGCATTCGTCTACCCCGGCAGCTTCTTAAGTCTGCTCGGGGTAGTGTTACTGATTATTGGTTATCAGCGGCGGCGCACAGGCCGGCGTACCCGTCTGGAGAGTATGGCCCAGCCGGGTCGGCCGGCACCGGGGGGACCCGGCACAGCATCGTTCCAGCGGGAGGTACGGTATTCGCTGATAGGCGGCATTTTGCTTGGAATCGGACTGCTTCTGTTCGCTGGACTGGGCATTACTTCACTGTTCAGCTAGGACAAGCCCTAACTTAGCACGCTTATAAGAGCAGCCGGGCCAGCCGGTGAATCCCCTGCCCGATCAAGGTCTCATCCACCTTGGCGAATCCCAGCACCCATCCCTTCCTGCGGCTCTGAAGACAGTAATGGGCAAGCGGGTATACCCGAATCCCCTGCTCCAGCGCTAACCGGGTCATGGCTTCCTCATTGTAGTCTGGCTCCGCCTCAAGGAATACATGCAGCCCCGTCTCTGCTCCGCTCAGGGTGAACCGCTCGCCAAGACCGCTTGCGGTTATCGCTTTGGTGATGGCCTCATGTCTGCGGCGGTAGACATTGCGGACTCTGCGCATATGGCGCATGAAATGCCCCTTCTGGATGAAATGGGTCAAGGTGAGCTGGTCCATCACCGGAAGGTGGCGGTAGGTTAGCTCCTGTACACGCGCCAACTGGGCAATGGCCCGGGCCGGGCCGACAATCGCCGAGATGCGGATGGCCGGGGCGATCATTTTGGAGAAGCTCATCAGATACAGGGTATTATTCGGCGCTTGGCTATAGAGCGTGGGCAGCGGGTCGCCGCGGTAGCGGAATTCACTGTCATAGCCGTCTTCTATAATCCATAGCTGCTCCTGCACAGCCTGATGCAGCATTTGCTGCCTGCGCGGCTCTGACATCACGGAGCCTATAGCGCACTGGTGCGATGGGGTAACGAACACCAGTCTGGATTCCGGATGGATCTGGTCAACCACAAGACCATGCCCGTCTACCGGGACAGGGGCTACTTGCATCCGCCGGTAATTCATCGCCATCCAGGCCGCAGGGAAGCCGGGATCTTCCACAGAGACGGTATCCCCCTCCGTAAGCAGGGATTGGGCAATCAGGTCAAGGCTATGCTGGGCGCCTGAGGTCAACAGAATCTGATCGGTCTCAATGCGTATGCCCCGCTCAAGCAGCAAGTAACGTTGAATCTGTTCCCTAAGCGGCAGCAGACCATAGGGATTGCCATAGGACCAATCGGCTACGTCCATTGCGGCGGAGGCGTGAAGCAGCGATTGCCGCCAGTGGTTCTGGAAGGTTCTATCCACGTAAGGCTCGTGGGGGGTGAAATCAATCTCTACCTTCTGAGGCTGCTGGCCTCCGAACCAATCCTGCAGCTGATCTACCGCTGAGTTAAGCAAGGGAATTGAAGGGGGAACAGGTCCATCCGGCATCGGCTCCTCCTGTACCGCTTCAGTGAACGGTTTCAAATGGCTGACCCGTGTTCCGCCCCGCCGGGAGGTTACGGTATACCCTCTGCTCAGTAGCTCCTCGTAGACGAGCTGTACCGTGGAGCGGGAGACTCCAAGCTGCTCGGCGAGTTCACGGGAAGGGAGCAGCAGCTCGCCCGGCGCCCAGATACCTTGTGTAATATTATGAATGGCCTGATTCAGCAGTTGTTGCCAGATCGGGCTTGTATCGTTGCGGTTGACGAACATCATAAGGCATCCCTCCTAGTCGTAGCTTCGGTTCCATATCTTCATTATGGATTGCTCGGAACCGTCCTCTTTGGATATTTTAGCACAGTCCAATAGCTGATATACTACCGAATAACGTATACGCGGAGGACGCGGGGAGGAGAGGGTTTGATATGAATCCGGTTCGTTACAAGGTCAGGGAATGTAAGGATGAGGCGAGGATTGAGCAGTTTTTAATGCAGGCGAGAATTGGGTTTCTGGGATTAGCGGATGGAGATCGTCCCTATGTTGTGCCGCTGAATTATGTATGGATGGACGGAAAACTGTATTTTCACGGGGCCGGGGATGGAAGACGCAATCAGGTAATGAGTGAGAATTCAGAGGTATGCTTCACAGTATGTGAGGAGTATGGAACGATTACGAATCCCGTGCCCGCCAAGACGGATACCGCCTATATGAGCGTGATGGTCTTCGGGCAGGCTGAGCCGGTGACGGATCTGGATGAGGCTACGCAGGTATTGCAGGAGATGATGAACAAATATGTGCCCGGTTACTATGATCGGCCGTTGTCCAAGCAGCATGTCGATAAATACCGTTCGGCTGTGTACGGCGGGCCGGTGCAGGTATGCCGGATCACTCCGCAGCATCTGACAGCCAAGGAGAATCCGGTTGAAGCAGCGAGTATGTACAAGCCAGGGACGAATGAAGGGCAGAGTGTGTGATAGCTGCACTCCAAACTGAATAGAGAATGAACGCTTGGGCCGGTAACGGCCCGGGCTTGTTCGCGTTGCGGCATGGGCGAATGTATGCGAAAAACGGAACACAATGTGCGGGGCGGGGGATTTGCTGGGGCGGATGTAATCGAAAAACGAACCACAATGCGCCGCGAGGGGGGCGCGGACGGAAATGTAATCGAAAAACCGATTACAATGCGCTCGGTGGAGGCGTGTGGAGCAAATGTAATCGGAAAACCGACCACAATGCGCCGCGAGGGAGGCGCGAATGGAAATGTAATCGAAAAACCGATTACAATGCGTCGCGAGAGGGGCGCGGACGGAAATGTAATCGAAAAACCGATTACAATGCGCTCGGTGGAGGCGTGTGGAGCAAATGTAATCGGAAAACCGACCACAATGCGCCGCGAGGGGGGCGCGAATGGAAATGTAATCGAAAAACCGATTACAATGGGCCGCGAGGGGGGCTTGTGGACCACATGTAAGCAAGGATAGAGGCCGGCAAATTTGCTGTGAACCCCACGATGTCGTATGGTTGAGTTAGAATAGCAAACAAAGGTAGTATAGAGAATATTAGTAGTATTAAGAATACAGGTAGGTTCGAGTAGAAAGGATGAAGCAAATGTCCACAGATAACCAAGCTCTTCCCCCGGCTCCGATTACAGAACCCGGACGGTATGTCCTTGATCTGACGGGGCCCGGCAGCCACACGCTTGAA
The window above is part of the Paenibacillus sp. FSL H8-0048 genome. Proteins encoded here:
- a CDS encoding collagen-like protein, giving the protein MGFIPVPGGGGGFPGIPGFPGGPGLPGGPGTPGIPGLPGIPGGGPGGFPGTPGGAPGGVAAPTAPPPQFVPQAPAVTAYAVDPGGIRGCLFRNTYIWLNNGEQFWFYPVFVGRSSVAGFRWNGFFWGYYGVDLNRVSSFTCF
- the pdxR gene encoding MocR-like pyridoxine biosynthesis transcription factor PdxR; this translates as MMFVNRNDTSPIWQQLLNQAIHNITQGIWAPGELLLPSRELAEQLGVSRSTVQLVYEELLSRGYTVTSRRGGTRVSHLKPFTEAVQEEPMPDGPVPPSIPLLNSAVDQLQDWFGGQQPQKVEIDFTPHEPYVDRTFQNHWRQSLLHASAAMDVADWSYGNPYGLLPLREQIQRYLLLERGIRIETDQILLTSGAQHSLDLIAQSLLTEGDTVSVEDPGFPAAWMAMNYRRMQVAPVPVDGHGLVVDQIHPESRLVFVTPSHQCAIGSVMSEPRRQQMLHQAVQEQLWIIEDGYDSEFRYRGDPLPTLYSQAPNNTLYLMSFSKMIAPAIRISAIVGPARAIAQLARVQELTYRHLPVMDQLTLTHFIQKGHFMRHMRRVRNVYRRRHEAITKAITASGLGERFTLSGAETGLHVFLEAEPDYNEEAMTRLALEQGIRVYPLAHYCLQSRRKGWVLGFAKVDETLIGQGIHRLARLLL
- a CDS encoding pyridoxamine 5'-phosphate oxidase family protein: MNPVRYKVRECKDEARIEQFLMQARIGFLGLADGDRPYVVPLNYVWMDGKLYFHGAGDGRRNQVMSENSEVCFTVCEEYGTITNPVPAKTDTAYMSVMVFGQAEPVTDLDEATQVLQEMMNKYVPGYYDRPLSKQHVDKYRSAVYGGPVQVCRITPQHLTAKENPVEAASMYKPGTNEGQSV